The following DNA comes from Cyprinus carpio isolate SPL01 chromosome A4, ASM1834038v1, whole genome shotgun sequence.
gaaccgaactctgaTGTCAATCAAACCTGGGTGTGCACCAAAAGTGTTTGTGTAAAAGCACCCTAAAAGACAAGATAACTAAAAGTCCTTGACCTGAGTTCATTTCCTGGCTTGTGATGTTCTTTCCTGATTGCACTCCCCACTCTCTCCTCTTGCATTTCCTGTGCATTTCCTTACTTTGCTATAAAAAAACCTATAGGCCACACattcaaaaaagagagaaaaggtataattaaaaaacatataaaaaaaatctatcaaaataacatttttttttttttcacaatatgtttaacaaaaaacaaattctaacATTCAAACACTTCCATAATTCAAATAGATTTGCTATGACAAGTAACTAACAAGAAGAGCCTCGCTCTCCccttgctccacccatgcacgataattcGTGTATCGTTAACTCATGTGCTGACaatatgacgatttgaaaaatgacccatatcgcccaacactattGGCCACACCCAGCTTCACATCACTCCAAACGAACCGAACGCTGATGTCAAGCCAAAACCTGTGTAGTGTCACCAAAGTGTTTGTGTAAAAGCACCCTAAAGACAAGATAACAAAAGTCCTTGAACCTGAGTTCATTTGCCTGTGCTTGTGATTGTCtcttataaacattataaaaatctatcaaaataacattttttgttgtttcacaagatgtttaaccaaaaaacaaatgGCTAAACATTCAAACACTCCTAATTCTTAGATATTATAAGAGTAAATATAGGACTAttacagatatatagatatagacagTATAAAGAGCAGTGAATATATGCCTAATATGTAGGTATGAAGGGTTACCATATTTCTTCAAAATACCACGCACTGTGCGTAATAGGTGCCTTGCTGGCGGAGGTGGTGTGTGGATTTAAACACCTTCAGTATATTTGTCTATATCActttttctctcctcttttctcttGTATTTGTCAGTTGATGGTTCTAATTTTATTTAGGTATAAACgggtataaatgtataaatatttatatatcatataacaCATTTTGAAGTGATATGTTTAATTTCCTTGGGTTAGCTTCATGGGTTGGTTTATTTCAAAAGAATTATGAAATACATATATTGGTAATACATACAAACTCAGAGGTGCATATAGAAGACataaccataaataaatacattcagcTAAGTCAACCTAAGCTAAAAAAACAGCTTAACCTTAAAACATGATGAAATCAGTCTAGCCATTTTAAAGTGCTTtgttttataagaaatatatattttttttactcatcaGGGTCATCTGAAAGGAGGATTGTTCTGTTGGGTCAAACTGGATCAGGAAAAAGCGCAACAGGAAACACCATACTGAAAAAAGACTGTTTTATTAGTAAACATTCCTCAAGTTCAGTCACAAACACCTGTAAAAATGGAGTTGCAGAGGTGTTTGGTAAAAGCCTTTCAGTAACTGATACTCCAGGACTGTTCGATACATCATTGactgaaaaaaagctgaaaactGAATTAGAGAATTGTGTTGAGATGTCGGCTCCTGGTCCCCATGTGTTTCTGCTGGTGATCAGACTCGATGTCAGATTTACAAGGGAACAGAAGGACACAGTGAAATGGATTCAGGAGAACTTTGGAAAAGACGCTACACGTTACATCATCATTATTTTCACACATGCTGATGTACTAAGGGGATCATCATTAGAcgattttataaaagaaaatcaagatcTACAAGCCATTACTGATAGTCTCCCATATCACTCCTTCAGCAATAACGGACAAAATCAAGATCAAGTTAAAGAGCTGCTAGAGAAGATTGAACAAACAGTGAAGAGAAACAACGGAACACATTACACCAATGAGATGTATAATAGAGTCCAgagaaacatcaaattaaaaaaaatagcattaggAACAGCAATAGGATTACTTGCAGTAACAGGGATGGGAGGAGTGGGAGCAGTGGTAgtgggagcagcagcagcagcagcagtgggaGCAGGAGCAGCAGCAGTGGGAGCGGGAGCAGCAGCAGTGGGTCGCAGCGCCGAGTGGGAGCGGGAGCCAGCAGGAGCAGTCCAGCAGTGGGAGCGCTCAGCAGTGGGAGCGGAGCAGCAGCGTGGACCGCGGGAGCGCAGTAGCAGCAGCAGTGGGAGCAGCAGCAGTGGGAGCAGGAGCGGCAGCAGTGGGAGCAGGAGCGGCAGCAGTGGGAGCGGGAGCAGCATGGGCAAGCAGCAGTGGGAGCGGGAGCATCAGGAGAGGAGCACTAGGATCAACAGCAGTGCAATGGGAGCACAAGCAGGAGCAGTATTAGCAGATGAAGAagataaaaaacagcaaaacaggagaacagcatttaaaaaaaaataattaactgtctgtctttttttaccGAGGAAACAATGAAGCATAATTCCTCTGCTCTTCACAAGTTTATTCAAAATAGGGGATGCACGGATGTTTGTATTAAGCAATTACCCCCCCCATATGGAATGTGCAATAGCTCATTGTAGCCCTGCGAGGCCAAGTGTTTTTCTCAACCTTTCTTGGGCAGCGCACGCCCTACCCATCTCCCGTCACCTTACCCACCCCCACAAATACACTGTAATTTTAATTGTCTTTCACTGAATGATCAGGATTCAGTCCTGACTGCAATGCAATGAATGTCTAATTGATATAAAGTGGATTATTAGTTTTGTGTTTAGTAACAGTGAGGCGTCGCGTATTATCTTACAGTAAGTATTAACGGTGTGGATCATCGACAATTTTAGGACACCAAATCATTTGTGTGACTGCAAGTGTGAATCCCATTAAAGGTAActcaaaaatgtttacattacattatttgaaaaaagtgcatagaacACTTAATTCAAAGTTCTTTAAATCATGTTGGGTTTTTCAGCTGCATGACAGCATTGTGGACTGATGTTGAGAGGTTTCCTTTCACACGCAGTACTCTCTTAGCGTCGTCCTTGATTCAGTCCTTGCGACCCCCTCTGCCTGCTGCACATTTTGTACTGCACTTCTTATTCAGCCTCATACATTTGTTTCTTTCGAGTGGTGAAGCCGTAACGTTGCCATCTGGTGTCGAAGCGCTGTGGACTAACAACAGGTGATACCATGATTGTTCCAGGTTTAAAGGGAGCTCTATATATACCTCCATCTTACTATGCAGGCACTTAAAGTCATCTGTGATGCGACattgaatttaaaattgtatttagtgttaCATTGAGTTTGATGTCGTTTATATAGAATTAGAGTGTCACCACTAGCACTCTTTCTTCCAGTCAAAGATTTATTGATCTGTGTAGGTGGCGACACTGTAGGCAGTGGTGGTATGCACATAATCCGTGTGATATGAATGTTTCTCCAAAAGTGAAGTAAGCACTTTCAATCAGATTTCTCGGCTCTGCGGGCGAGTAGGTAGCGTAGGGAGTCACTTAAGGAAACACTAGTGTAGGGGACCATGTCAACTTAACCCACTTTTATAGCTGTGTTTCTTTAATGGTTTATTATGTTAGGTAAAAACTGTAGTATCTATGGGTTTTTTTGCGGCATAGTGAACTACTAATTTGTCGTAACCAGACGTGCCTACGTGCCCCACGTTGACACCCTACCAATGCGGCAGCCTagactatggttagtgtagcaaaaaccatggttaattggTTGGTACCATCGTTTAACTATAGTACCAtggtgttttagttttatttgtgtgtaaactATGGTTTTTTGTTCGTAAGGGTACTGTTGAACCCAACAGTTGGCACAGCATCGCTTTAGTTTACATCTTTCTTAAAATCCCTGTCGAATTGTGCTATGTTTGTAAACAATCTCATGTAAAATGAAGTTGAACAAAGGTCCAAGTTCCTTactgaaagaaattaaaagaagGCATGCAACAATTCCACACTTGGCACGGTACACGTCGGTTGTATTAGGGAGAACTGCGTCCGCTAGGGGTcggctatggggaacacctcatcgtgacccgtgtctgaagcataNNNNNNNNNNNNNNNNNNNNNNNNNNNNNNNNNNNNNNNNNNNNNNNNNNNNNNNNNNNNNNNNNNNNNNNNNNNNNNNNNNNNNNNNNNNNNNNNNNNNNNNNNNNNNNNNNNNNNNNNNNNNNNNNNNNNNNNNNNNNNNNNNNNNNNNNNNNNNNNNNNNNNNNNNNNNNNNNNNNNNNNNNNNNNNNNNNNNNNNNNNNNNNNNNNNNNNNNNNNNNNNNNNNNNNNNNNNNNNNNNNNNNNNNNNNNNNNNNNNNNNNNNNNNNNNNNNNNNNNNNNNNNNNNNNNNNNNNNNNNNNNNNNNNNNNNNNNNNNNNNNNNNNNNNNNNNNNNNNNNNNNNNNNNNNNNNNNNNNNNNNNNNNNNNNNNNNNNNNNNNNNNNNNNNNNNNNNNNNNNNNNNNNNNNNNNNNNNNNNNNNNNNNNNNNNNNNNNNNNNNNNNNNNNNNNNNNNNNNNNNNNNNNNNNNNNNNNNNNNNNNNNNNNNNNNNNNNNNNNNNNNNNNNNNNNNNNNNNNNNNNNNNNNNNNNNNNNNNNNNNNNNNNNNNNNNNNNNNNNNNNNNNNNNNNNNNNNNNNNNNNNNNNNNNNNNNNNNNNNNNNNNNNNNNNNNNNNNNNNNNNNNNNNNNNNNNNNNNNNNNNNNNNNNNNNNNNNNNNNNNNNNNNNNNNNNNNNNNNNNNNNNNNNNNNNNNNNNNNNNNNNNNNNNNNNNNNNNNNNNNNNNNNNNNNNNNNNNNNNNNNNNNNNNNNNNNNNNNNNNNNNNNNNNNNNNNNNNNNNNNNNNNNNNNNNNNNNNNNNNNNNNNNNNNNNNNNNNNNNNNNNNNNNNNNNNNNNNNNNNNNNNNNNNNNNNNNNNNNNNNNNNNNNNNNNNNNNNNNNNNNNNNNNNNNNNNNNNNNNNNNNNNNNNNNNNNNNNNNNNNNNNNNNNNNNNNNNNNNNNNNNNNNNNNNNNNNNNNNNNNNNNNNNNNNNNNNNNNNNNNNNNNNNNNNNNNNNNNNNNgactttttttaaactaacttaaacatgcaatctGGTCTGCAAAAGTCCATGTGTTTTGATATGGGCCCTGGCCTGAACTCAtttttaggccaatatttatttatagtcttagcgccacctgctggcaacaggaaattacttcttttactaacttaaacatgcaaggtctaatctgcccgaaactttgcatgtttggtaagagtcctggcctgaagacatttacatgccgataatcagttataatcatagcgccacctgttggcagcaggaaatgtggcacaaatatttaactttttataagcatatggcccaacgttcgctgttctcctatggccaccgggtggttGTGAGCCCgagtgcgagggcccgttcatcgctgcttgtagctttaatatttactatattcCCAGTGGAGGAAAATACACATTCAGATCGCACTGAGGATCTGGGGATGGAAAGATATTTCTTTGACATCTGTGCGACGTGAAGGTATCTCCAAGAGCCCAAAGTTTTCCACCACATGAGGGGATTTTGTTGAGCAGGTTATTGGAGACTCTTGTTCATACATCAACATCTCTTTTTGAAGCAGCAGACTGATGTCCTGGTCTGGGCTGTCCATGCAAACATGTCTTCGAAGAGACAGCCCATAGCAGATAACACAGTTTTTCTCAGCAGGTTGCTGATCACGGGGTTGTCCGGCAGCTGCCTCACTGCCTGTGCCTCCTGCCACATCATTGTTTCATCCTCCAGTATAAGCCACCTGACCTGCGTCCTGTCCTCTTTCATAATAAAGAGGCGATGAAAGCGTGGATCCCCGGTAATCACTTGTTAAGCAGCATAAATTACCCCACTATAACGCTTCTCAAGATCTTGGACGGACTTTCTTCATCTCTGAAATTGAAGGTGGTTTGGTTTGTCTGGCGTCAATGTCAGCTTGACGAGCAGAAACATGTCTTAAAGGCCAGTAAGCGACGCGGGATGTTGGATATTTGGCTAGTAGAAGTGCTTTGTGCCACTTTACAGGGTTTAAGGACCCCTTGCACCTtgcaataaataagtaaattaatgtGTTGATATTAGGGACAGGGTTTGCATTGTTAAGCTTATTAACTTCACACAAAGTAAATTTAGGACCTCATTCTaccgatttaaaaaaatatattaggacagttttttttgcatttgtccaGCCGTCCCCTATAGGCCAGTGGGTGAATGTACACGATTGCTCAATTTTCCGTGCTCACTGCCAATTAAAGCACCGAAAAGCTGTCAACAAATAACTGCACAACAAAAGTATGAtttatgaatatgtaaaatatagcCAGGAgacatgttaattatttattaataaacaaggTTGTTCTGTGCAGTGGCTGTGCCCTCCCGTGGTGCAAAGATAAAGTTGCTATGCTGACGTCGTAGATCTTCGCAGTAGTGAACACACctgagagaaatgcacatttcatatggaatTAGCCTGCATAATCAGAGAGTCAGTCTGGTTCTTAAAATCGTTTTGAATTGCTtctgtttaaaagtagacatttcgatatagattatatttaatcCGGACTGACCCTCAGGAAGGATCCAAAACAACTTTAATTAACGTTTAAAGAAAGGCTTTTGTTGATAATGATAACATCATTCGGAGGCCCCATTGATAAGGATCTACACTTGTTTCAAATAGGGGGTTCGTGTCGGCTGTTTCAATTTTATATTGTTAAAGGCCTATATTAGGTAGAATATAGACATTAAGAGAATAAATTGTAATGCCAAGTACGttaaattttaaatagttaagtaggcctacatttaaaATCCGGGTACTTTTTACTACTTAAGTAGCGTTTTTCCATTGTGGTACTAACTTCTACTTTTGAGGCTACTAAGAGTAAAGAATGTCTCTGGttctttgtacttttacttaagtaggcCTACTGAGATTTAGTAGTACTTCCCTCAACCACTGAATTGATTACGGTTACATTATTTCAATACACTATGCTCCACCTTTACCACATCGCTTGTGGTCAGCTCCTCTCTGACAGTTTCGTCAACACCTCTCAAGATGACAGCAGACACAGCTTGCTTGGCTTGCTCCGATGAACGGCAGATCTTTCATATGTGCTGTTCCATCAACGTCGGACAGTCGTTTTAATCAGCTTCGCTCTCAGCGTTTCCAGTCCCAAAAAGTTGTTGTTTCTGCTGAAGGAGGTAAGCTGTCGGCGGAAGGAGTTGCCTGTGAAATGTTGAGAATCGCCACTTGGCAGCCGACTAACGGGGATTTCAAATGGCTCTGACCCGAGCCCTTTACGCACAGGCACCAAGTTTATTGTGTGCGCCACACATGGTATACTTTACTGTTTGAAGATGTCTCTCTCCACTGCATTTGACGTAATTAGGGGCATATGTCCATTGTGATGGCAATCACAGATCCCCTTTCTATGCCAATAACGGTCCAAAATCTGCTTGGAATGCAGTCACCTACAATCTCTGCAGTGTGGCTTACCTTAAGCTCTTTTGTTTTTAGTACCGCGTTAAGCATTTCCCAGTCATCATTAATCCACTTGGGCCGTTGCTGTAAACATAGGATACTGTCACTAGGGATGTCCACGGGCCAGTCCGTGGTAAGAGCCACATCTTTGTCTTTGATTGAtttcctttattttgtttttttttgtttgaggtgCTGTTAGACACTTTCTACGATTCTATTGTTGAACTGTTCCAACTCTAGGGAGGGTACCCGAACAACGCCGTTCGGTCCCTTGCTTGACAGAACTCCCTGAAGCCTGACCCATCCACGACACTAATCGTGTCTCAGTGTCCTTACAAATGAACGAAATTAAATTTCTCTGTTATGGCCTCTTGTTGTGTTTGCAGACAAAGAGCTTGTGGTGGGCACGTGCAAAGTGAAGTGTCAAAGACGTGACTGTTTAGGTCTGGAGTTCCACACATTATTGCCATGCTCCAATTTAGGGTGGCACATTTTTTGAGATGTGACCTCATGTTGTTAGTGGCTTCTCAAGACTCGAATGGTATCTAACTGTATCTTACATAGCTTGCCTAACAACTATTATCCCGAGGCTCAACAATTTTACATCCTAGGCCAGAACCAAAATCCAAAGTACTTCCAAGACATGGCTTTTATAGATTTTTGGCGGGGTTAAAATCTCTTTCTCTGCTGTGCGGTCGAGTTGGGCTCTGCACTTTTCTTTCCTGGCTCCTTGCCATCTCTGTCTTCTCATGCACGAACCGCCCTCATCCTTTCAGCAGTCGACCTCTGTGCCCGACAGTAGCCGGGTCTCCTGTGACCGCGTCCCCCTGAAACCCTCAGATGCTCGAGCGCTGCCCCTTTTTGCATAAGTAGACAAGCCACGCCTCTACTAACCCACGCGCgtgcattttttttccacattttttgttTAGTATCTAATATTAATTGTTCACCTtcgaaaattcttttttttaatatatatatatttgaatgatatcattcaaatttttagaattttagtgTGACCGTAGCCCTAGTTGCACACGCGCGTCCCATTTATGACTGATTGGAATTTCATTAACACCAAATTTCACGATCACATCTGACATTTTACTAAGTATTGGAATCAGGAGAAGAGTTTTCCGGGTTAAGGGTCTCTATGCGCAATTCACGCACCATCTTACGCATACATGTAACGAATGTTTCATGGAAGGAGACGCCACtgtgtgcatattttaatatatatgtttatttttcaatagttaAAATCCATTATTTTCTGCAATGTCTAGTTTTCTTTCTATACATTTCTTTTCATTCTCGTTGTATGTTGCATTGTCGAATCCAAAGTGATCCAAACTCATGATCACTGGTATAAAATGGAGTGAGCAGTAGCAGGGGAGTGAGCGCAGCTTACATGTGGAACAGAGTTGCTCTTGTAGACACAGAGGGGCACCTCTGTTTATAAGTCTTGTGGCTGTTCTAAATAAAGTCTGAAACGTTTGTATTACACAGCACTTCTTGTGTGTTACGTTGCCTCTGTATGATGAATCACTTGTTATATTCTCtcttttgtaatggttttttgtAAATTGCTAAAGGTAAAGAAACATGTAAACAACACAGACACTAGATGATGATGCTAGCTTGTTGTATGTCCTGTGCAGAGGATTCATGCCTGAAATAAAGTTATTTGCAAATGCAGAAAACTTTTTCATCGCAAGATTCAAACATTGTAATTGCAGATGTACACTGTTCCACATGGGTCCTCAGGTTCTCAGTTTGAAAAATctgggggtgattttttttatcgtCTTGTTCTGGCATTCTATTGAGAGCAGGATGACAACTTTTGTGACAAAATTTTAAAGTCATTCACATGATAGCATTATTGTTAACTATTTTATGATAAAACTCATTTACCTCAGAATCTCCAGCTGACCCCAGTTTGGGACTTTCAGCCcttcagaaagcagcttcactccagaatcctGTCAGGTCATTGTTActtcaggtccagctctctcaagCGAGTCTGAGGGACTGTATACAGCTGAAGACAAACTATCACAAGACTAGCAGTGAGATTACAGCACTGTAGCCTGTGTagagaacaaaaataatactaaaaaaacaaataaatgtgtccatttgttacagttttattattCTGGAGCACAGATTACGGTTCAATACCCATTGACTAGGGATGCAGTTAAATGCACGAAGCTATAACCAATTATGCTATATGATAATTTCAGTGATTACTGAATTTAAAAGAGAATGTAGGGCTATAAAATAAAaggtttgttttagttaattatttaatttttgtttgaataattaAAGTCTTAATAAAAACTTTCAAACCTAGGCTTTTAATCACAGCTGGTTGTGACCTGAGGCTGGCCACAattaaaaggccactctaaaaatgtgcgcgtttttactgtattggggggtttcgtggaagggggggggggcaaaacaAGTCATTTCTCGTGTGACACCATTCGCCTCTCACGGCAGTGCAACACACTCTCCTTCACATAgggttgatcaggttgttgattgtggcctgtgggatGTTGGTCCACTCCCCTCCCTCTTTCCTATTCTGCTTGCCACGACTTGGTCTTGTATGCTGTGAGCTTGCTGTGATATTTGCAGGAACTAGAACCATTGCTATACTGCCAAATCCAGAGCATGCCACCAACTCAATGCTCAACTCGGGCTGAACATGGGCCATCTTCTGAATCCACAGTCAGCTGTAGCCCGTCTGTTGCGTCCTGGCCTCCTTTCTACCTCTGTGAGACGGACCATGCGCCCCTTTGGGCAGCGTGATACGGCAGTGGCGTGGCTTATGATGGAGGTCCTCTCCGCGAGCCTCTGAAGTCGCTGGATGCTTCAGCTGCCAGGTCGTGGCTGGTCTGTGTGACAAGTGGTACAGGCGATTCATAGCAGCATGGTATTGTGATGTGACGGGTGGGCCAAAACTTTCTGGACACTGGGGCTACTGGGTAGGAACATTGCAGTCAGCATTTTGCACCTCATGTCAAGATGGCCGCCTGTGCATGTGCGGTCCCCTCGTACGCCCCTTGTCTTTCTTCTCTGTGGAGTTCTTCGGTCTTTGTTGTTATGTGTGATTATGGCTCTTTCGGGTGTTGACTAAAACTCTCTGACCCTTCGGCTATAATACCGCGTGATCGGCCCGGGACAAATTCTGACGCGTGTTGGTTTCGGCGGAGTATGAGGTAAACAACGTCAGTGCGAAGGGGAGGGCTGCACCCCCTGCCGGGTCGTTTTGCATGCAGGAAAGGCGACGTCAGCAAGGGTGCTTTGCGGGCGCCGCTGCCCATTGGCGTCGTTGCTGACATACTGGCGGAGTTAAACGCGTGGTGTGTGCATCCGAGCACTCCGCATACCAAGGCCGACTGACATCTAGTGTATAACCACTATGTTGCCTAGGCTCATTGCGAACGATCCGTTCAAACGTTATCTTGTGTCCACCTGGGCGCCTACTGTCTACGAGGCCTTCCCATAAATTATCTCCTCTAGTGGATTCTTCACTGCCTTACAGCAGTCCCATGCAAACGGAGCCATATCACCCTGCGATCGCTTCCCCCCATCCAATTTATGAAACTGAGGGGAACCGGTTGGTGTAGTCCTGACGAAACCAAATTCTCAGCGGAGGTACTCTGCCTCGCTGACCTGCGTAGACATCTGCGCGATGGTGATTGAATCTGGCTTTCTAGTCCAAAATAAAGgatcattttaaataactttgaaTCATGAACCTAATTTAGACTTTTTGGTTTTGGGCCCTATCACGGCAACTGGGACCTTCTGGATtgtggttttcttttttcatttctccACACACTTATCAAGCCACGGTGTGAAAGCCTTGgcatctgtttttaaaaacatgtttgggAGGGCACGTGTCATTCCATAATCTTCAAATTTTGAGCTGCagggttgttttttatttaaattgattacaAAAAGTTGTAGTGGGTCGTAACCTCATGATGCCGGGTTTAAAATGTTTGGGAGCCTTTAGAGCCAGTTTCCAATAAAACTTTTATGAAATGAATTTCCTTGTTGTTTCTACGGGTCTTTTTCTCTTCTTACTATTGGATTTGGATTCATCACTTACCATGTTGTTGTATTGACATACTGTTTGCCTGTTTTGGACCTTAGTTCGCTCACTGCAGGTTAAAAAAGGTCGATCCACAGACTGAGGCCCATGGCTAATTACGTGACTCAGGTCGGTTGTAGGGaaatttgtttgaaaaattgTGAATGACCAATAGTAATAAATGTAAAGAGTATGTATTTTATGCATGTGTCAATAGTGTGGAAAAATTCAATCGTTAATTGGTGTCTAGACAAAGGAATTCCTCCTGCGAACCGAGCTAACGTCAGGGTTTGGAGGGTATGGCAATTTCATACACTTGGGCCATGATTCTTAAatgtcaaaaattatattttatttaatgtataagcagGGGATTCATGCACTCATtctatttttgagggggcacgagtGTGGGGGGGGTCGTCATGTGACACATGTGAGCTACATcagcatattggcaaattattattatgcattatttattttttttcattttattagtaaCATCTTTACCCCGACCTcatgaactatatcatgaaatatcttgattctcaccTTCATAGCATTTGTTAAGATAATACAtgcgatggtcaaagtagcctaataatgtaatctacttttaactatgcataaaaacccGTGTCTGTTTTACTTTAAGTAACAGATACTGGGTTGTCTCATGCtcataacatatttatatatttcatatctttatattaaatgtgaatatatcaCATTGAAAGTTACTGtgatataaaaacattgtaagttttTCATTGTACTAGAAgacgagcaaagaacatttacataatCAAAGAACATGTTCACTGACAGTCTACTGAGCTTCAAATCACTCTGGTCAAAACTCCCAttcaaaatcactgaaactgtttaCAACCTggtgaaatcaatatcttatttacCGATTCATTACACACATcggcactttgttgtttctgacgagagaatGTCGCCAggaaagaggtattcagtcagtGAGCGACGGTGAAGGAAGCACCGGGATTTTTAGCGATGATCTCACTAacacacctctgattggccattgcattgataagctcaacagaatcttgtgtgattggtttATAATGCGCGCGCTGTAAAAATGCGGTCTATCtcctggctcagcgccagccagcgaacgcaaatctgaatttagcagctgatgatgtGACTCGCTGAACGTTCTCAcgccggtgtgattgtatcaaatgtagaaaatattaatctgctattttttttttgtcttttggaagctacattcaaaatccacttggctcaaaaatctgagggggcacgtaCTGTAATcaaatgtagcctaagttatacctgtcgaaccgtagacagcacacgcggtgttcatctaataaagatcttcattgctagcaaacaatagcctttgcatatttgctttcaattcagtAGTGCAGGGGGCCACTTCTTCAAACACTCTGGGGTGATGTtcttagggggggggggggggggggggggggggggggggggacaggctgtcaggaagctgaactcgctcccggggggggggggggggggggggggggttacaacgggggggggggggggctgagtGAACTGCGGGGTTCAGAGGGGGCTCAGCGTGGCGCGGCAGGAACTGCACGAATCAGTCGGCAACAACTGATTCATGAAACCAAGAACCGGCGGCACTGCAGTTTGCCCAACGGTTTGATCAAGCAAACTGATTGAACCAGCAAATTGACGGGTTGATCAAGACCAAAGAAGACTCAAAGAATCATTcgcgaatgggcatcgctcattgccaagaGAAATGTAGACAGCGCATTTGGAATAAATTGAAGTATTTATAActtatattgcattaagataaagtaacgagagggcGTCGCCCAAAGTAAACAAGTAGAAGTACAGATTTTTCCCTCCATAAATGTACATTAAGAGAGAGTAAAGTACCCATCTtgaaatatactccaaaagtattaggtTGACCCAAataaatgtactcaagtaaatgtaacgagagtaatgtaactcgttactacccaccctCTGACTAGATCCTAGTGGAACTGGcaaaattacagacccatttcaaatctcc
Coding sequences within:
- the LOC122140944 gene encoding GTPase IMAP family member 9-like, encoding MEAAVTVKVDEDKPMEVDVAVELEGMAASAWSSHFKVLCFIRNIYFFYSSGSSERRIVLLGQTGSGKSATGNTILKKDCFISKHSSSSVTNTCKNGVAEVFGKSLSVTDTPGLFDTSLTEKKLKTELENCVEMSAPGPHVFLLVIRLDVRFTREQKDTVKWIQENFGKDATRYIIIIFTHADVLRGSSLDDFIKENQDLQAITDSLPYHSFSNNGQNQDQVKELLEKIEQTVKRNNGTHYTNEMYNRVQRNIKLKKIALGTAIGLLAVTGMGGVGAVVVGAAAAAAVGAGAAAVGAGAAAVGRSAEWEREPAGAVQQWERSAVGAEQQRGPRERSSSSSGSSSSGSRSGSSGSRSGSSGSGSSMGKQQWEREHQERSTRINSSAMGAQAGALHDSIVD